A region from the Variovorax paradoxus genome encodes:
- the iscA gene encoding iron-sulfur cluster assembly protein IscA, whose amino-acid sequence MAVTLTEAAARHVTRYLGKRGKGVGVRLGVKTTGCSGLAYKLEYVDEFAPEDVVFEDHGVKVLVDPKSLAYIDGTQLDFVREGLNEGFKFINPNERDRCGCGESFRI is encoded by the coding sequence ATGGCCGTTACGCTGACCGAAGCCGCTGCGCGCCACGTCACCCGCTACCTCGGCAAACGGGGCAAGGGCGTGGGCGTGCGGCTGGGCGTGAAGACCACCGGCTGCTCCGGCCTGGCCTACAAGCTCGAGTACGTGGACGAATTCGCGCCTGAAGACGTGGTGTTCGAAGACCACGGCGTGAAGGTGCTCGTCGACCCCAAGAGCCTGGCCTATATCGACGGCACGCAGCTCGACTTCGTGCGCGAAGGCCTGAACGAAGGCTTCAAGTTCATCAATCCGAACGAGCGCGACCGTTGCGGCTGCGGGGAAAGCTTTCGCATCTGA
- the iscU gene encoding Fe-S cluster assembly scaffold IscU, which produces MAYSSKVIDHYENPRNVGSFEKGDDSVGTGMVGAPACGDVMKLQIKVNPETGVIEDARFKTYGCGSAIASSSLVTEWVKGKTLDEAAALKNAQIAEELALPPVKIHCSILAEDAIKAAVSDYKAKHGAKAAEAEPSAVH; this is translated from the coding sequence ATGGCATATTCATCCAAGGTCATCGACCACTACGAAAATCCCCGCAACGTCGGCTCCTTCGAAAAGGGCGACGACTCGGTCGGCACCGGCATGGTCGGCGCGCCGGCCTGCGGCGACGTCATGAAGCTGCAGATCAAGGTCAATCCGGAAACCGGCGTGATCGAAGACGCGCGCTTCAAGACCTATGGCTGCGGCTCGGCCATTGCCTCGTCATCGCTCGTGACCGAATGGGTCAAGGGCAAGACGCTCGACGAAGCCGCGGCACTCAAGAACGCGCAGATCGCCGAAGAACTGGCGCTGCCGCCCGTCAAGATCCACTGCTCGATCCTGGCCGAAGACGCCATCAAGGCCGCCGTGAGCGACTACAAGGCCAAGCACGGCGCCAAGGCGGCAGAAGCCGAGCCCTCGGCAGTCCACTGA
- a CDS encoding IscS subfamily cysteine desulfurase — protein sequence MDVTPHFPIYLDYGATTPVDPRVVDAMIPWLREHFGNPASRSHAWGWEAEEAVEKARGQVADLISADPREIVWTSGATESINLALKGAAQFYKGKGKHLITLKTEHKAVLDTMRELERQGFEVTYLDVEENGLVDLEKFKAAIRPDTILASVLFVNNEIGVIQDVVALGNACREKGVIFHVDSAQATGKVDIDITKLPIDLMSLASHKTYGPKGIGALYVRRKPRIRLEAQMHGGGHERGMRSGTLPTHQIVGMGEAYRIAKLEMKDDIAHARRLQQRLLNGLKDVEQVFINGDLERRVPHNLNMSFNYVEGESLIMGIKGLAVSSGSACTSASLEPSYVLRALGRSDELAHSSLRMTIGRFTTEEEIDYAISTIKHNVAKLRELSPLWEMFQDGVDISTIQWSAH from the coding sequence ATGGACGTCACTCCTCATTTCCCGATCTATCTCGATTACGGCGCCACCACGCCGGTCGACCCGCGCGTGGTCGATGCCATGATCCCCTGGTTGCGCGAGCATTTCGGCAACCCGGCGTCGCGCAGCCATGCCTGGGGCTGGGAGGCTGAAGAGGCGGTCGAGAAGGCGCGCGGCCAGGTGGCTGACCTGATCAGTGCGGATCCTCGCGAAATCGTGTGGACGTCGGGTGCGACCGAGTCGATCAATCTCGCGCTCAAGGGCGCGGCCCAGTTCTACAAGGGCAAGGGCAAACACCTCATCACCCTGAAGACCGAGCACAAGGCCGTGCTCGACACCATGCGCGAACTCGAGCGCCAGGGCTTCGAGGTCACCTACCTCGACGTCGAGGAAAACGGCCTTGTCGACCTTGAGAAGTTCAAGGCCGCCATTCGCCCCGACACCATCCTGGCCAGCGTGCTGTTCGTGAACAACGAAATCGGCGTGATCCAGGACGTGGTCGCGCTCGGCAATGCCTGCCGCGAAAAGGGCGTCATCTTCCACGTCGATTCGGCCCAGGCCACCGGCAAGGTCGACATCGACATCACGAAGCTGCCCATCGACCTGATGAGCCTCGCCTCGCACAAGACCTACGGCCCCAAGGGCATCGGCGCGCTGTACGTGCGTCGCAAGCCGCGCATTCGGCTCGAAGCACAGATGCACGGTGGTGGTCACGAGCGCGGCATGCGTTCGGGCACGTTGCCCACGCATCAGATCGTCGGCATGGGCGAGGCGTATCGCATCGCCAAGCTCGAGATGAAAGACGATATCGCTCATGCGCGCCGCCTGCAGCAGCGTCTGCTGAACGGCCTGAAGGATGTCGAACAGGTGTTCATCAACGGCGACCTCGAGCGCCGCGTGCCGCACAACCTGAACATGAGCTTCAACTACGTCGAAGGCGAGTCGCTGATCATGGGCATCAAGGGCCTGGCGGTGTCGTCGGGTTCGGCCTGCACCTCGGCCAGCCTCGAGCCCAGCTATGTGCTGCGCGCCCTGGGCCGCAGCGACGAACTGGCCCACAGCAGCCTGCGCATGACCATCGGCCGATTCACGACCGAAGAAGAAATCGACTACGCCATTTCGACCATCAAGCACAACGTTGCCAAGCTGCGCGAGTTGAGCCCGCTGTGGGAGATGTTCCAGGACGGCGTCGACATCAGCACGATCCAGTGGTCGGCCCACTGA
- the iscR gene encoding Fe-S cluster assembly transcriptional regulator IscR: MRLTTKGRFAVTAMIDLALRQNTGPVTLAAISQRQQISLSYLEQLFGKLRRHELVESTRGPGGGYSLGRKAADITVADIIVSVDEPIDATQCGGKENCLGEAGRCMTHELWASLNQRMVEFLDSVTLQKLVDDQIAKGVQIENKPVVKRAISAQPVVKPIRVNAPNSVFALGNAFAKS; the protein is encoded by the coding sequence ATGCGTCTCACTACCAAAGGCCGTTTTGCGGTCACAGCAATGATCGACCTGGCGCTGCGCCAGAATACCGGTCCGGTCACGCTGGCTGCGATCAGCCAGCGGCAGCAGATTTCGTTGTCGTATCTCGAACAGCTGTTCGGCAAACTGCGCCGCCACGAGCTGGTCGAGTCGACCCGCGGCCCTGGCGGCGGCTACAGCCTCGGCCGCAAGGCTGCGGATATCACCGTCGCAGACATCATTGTTTCCGTCGATGAGCCCATCGATGCCACGCAATGCGGCGGCAAGGAAAACTGCCTCGGCGAAGCCGGCCGCTGCATGACGCACGAGCTCTGGGCCTCGCTGAACCAGCGCATGGTCGAGTTCCTCGATTCCGTCACGCTGCAGAAGCTGGTCGACGACCAGATCGCCAAGGGCGTGCAGATCGAGAACAAGCCGGTCGTCAAGCGCGCCATTTCCGCGCAGCCGGTGGTCAAGCCGATTCGCGTGAACGCGCCCAACTCGGTGTTTGCCCTCGGCAACGCCTTCGCGAAGTCCTGA
- a CDS encoding amino acid aminotransferase, with the protein MSMFTAVEMAPRDPILGLNEQFAADTNPNKVNLGVGVYYDDNGKLPLLQCVQAAEQNMMKAPTARGYLPIDGIVAYDNAVKGLVFGADSEPVQSGRVATIQAIGGTGGLKVGADFLKKLNPKAKVLISDPSWENHRALFTNAGFEVDSYPYYDAAKRGVNFDGMLSALNAAPAGTVVVLHACCHNPTGYDITSEQWDQVVATVKAKGLVPFLDMAYQGFGYGLKEDGAAVAKFVDAGLTFFVSTSFSKSFSLYGERVGALSVLCESKEEAGRVLSQLKIAIRTNYSNPPIHGGAVVAAVLGNPELRALWEKELGEMRVRIKAMRQKLVDGLKAAGVKEDMSFITTQIGMFSYSGLNKDQMVRLRNEFGVYGTDTGRMCVAALNSKNIDYVCASIAKVV; encoded by the coding sequence ATGTCTATGTTCACCGCGGTCGAAATGGCACCGCGCGACCCGATCCTCGGCCTCAACGAGCAGTTTGCAGCCGATACCAACCCCAACAAGGTCAACCTCGGCGTGGGCGTCTACTACGACGACAACGGCAAGCTGCCGCTGCTCCAGTGCGTTCAGGCGGCCGAACAGAACATGATGAAGGCGCCGACCGCGCGCGGCTACCTGCCGATCGACGGCATCGTGGCATATGACAACGCGGTCAAGGGCCTGGTCTTCGGCGCCGACAGCGAGCCCGTGCAATCGGGCCGCGTGGCCACCATCCAGGCCATCGGCGGCACCGGCGGCCTCAAGGTCGGCGCCGACTTCCTCAAGAAGCTCAACCCCAAGGCCAAGGTGCTGATCAGCGACCCGAGCTGGGAAAACCATCGCGCCCTGTTCACCAATGCGGGCTTCGAGGTCGACAGCTACCCCTACTACGATGCGGCCAAGCGCGGCGTGAACTTCGACGGCATGCTGTCCGCCCTGAATGCGGCGCCGGCCGGCACCGTCGTCGTGCTGCACGCCTGCTGCCACAACCCGACCGGCTACGACATCACGTCCGAGCAGTGGGACCAGGTCGTCGCCACGGTCAAGGCCAAGGGCCTGGTGCCCTTCCTCGACATGGCCTACCAGGGCTTCGGCTATGGCCTGAAAGAAGACGGCGCGGCCGTTGCCAAGTTCGTCGATGCGGGTCTGACCTTCTTCGTCTCGACCTCTTTCTCCAAGAGCTTCAGCCTGTATGGCGAACGCGTGGGCGCTCTCTCGGTACTGTGCGAAAGCAAGGAAGAAGCCGGCCGCGTGCTGTCGCAGCTCAAGATCGCGATCCGCACCAACTACAGCAACCCGCCGATCCACGGCGGCGCCGTGGTGGCCGCGGTGCTCGGCAACCCCGAGCTGCGCGCCCTGTGGGAAAAGGAACTCGGCGAAATGCGCGTGCGCATCAAGGCCATGCGCCAGAAGCTGGTCGACGGCCTGAAGGCCGCGGGCGTGAAGGAAGACATGAGCTTCATCACCACGCAGATCGGCATGTTCAGCTACTCGGGCCTCAACAAGGACCAGATGGTGCGCCTGCGCAACGAGTTCGGCGTGTACGGCACCGACACCGGCCGCATGTGCGTGGCGGCGCTCAACAGCAAGAACATCGACTACGTCTGCGCGTCGATTGCCAAAGTCGTTTAG
- a CDS encoding polyhydroxyalkanoate depolymerase has translation MLYQLYEAQRSLMEPFSDFAQAASKLYGQGAVWGQLPMAQRMAAGYDLLYRLGKDYERPEFNIKSVKVEGEDVVIQEVVELDKPFCELRRFKRFTDEPHILKTLKSQPVVLIVAPLSGHYATLLRDTVRTMLQDHKVYITDWKNARLVPMSEGEFHLDDYVNYVQEFIRRLQAEYGNCHVVSVCQPTVPVLAAVSLMATRGEPLPLTMTMMGGPIDARKSPTAVNNLAMNKSFEWFENNVIYRVPQGFPGEGRRVYPGFLQHTGFVAMNPDRHASSHYDYFKDLIKGDDASAEAHRKFYDEYNAVLDMDADYYLDTIRTVFQEFDLVNGTWDVRNPKGQIERVHPQDIHSAALLTIEGELDDISGSGQTEAAHSLCTGIDDAQREHYEVKGAGHYGIFSGRRWRELVYPKVQKFIAAHDQPQRRAGARESLPAEDRIKPGRNTAAVAAAKSARAGKAVAAAPAKKPAARRK, from the coding sequence ATGCTTTATCAACTCTACGAAGCCCAGCGTTCCCTGATGGAACCATTTTCGGACTTCGCCCAAGCAGCTTCCAAGCTTTATGGCCAAGGCGCGGTGTGGGGCCAGTTGCCCATGGCGCAGCGCATGGCGGCAGGCTATGACCTGCTCTATCGCCTCGGCAAGGACTACGAGAGGCCGGAGTTCAACATCAAGTCCGTCAAGGTCGAGGGCGAAGACGTGGTCATCCAGGAGGTCGTCGAGCTCGACAAGCCTTTCTGCGAACTGCGCCGCTTCAAGCGCTTCACCGACGAGCCGCACATCCTCAAGACGCTCAAGAGCCAACCCGTGGTGCTGATCGTGGCGCCGCTGTCGGGCCACTACGCCACGCTGCTGCGAGACACGGTGCGCACCATGCTGCAGGACCACAAGGTCTACATCACCGACTGGAAGAATGCGCGTCTCGTGCCCATGTCGGAGGGCGAGTTCCACCTCGACGACTACGTCAACTACGTGCAGGAGTTCATCCGCCGCCTGCAGGCCGAGTACGGCAACTGCCACGTCGTGAGCGTGTGCCAGCCGACCGTGCCGGTGCTGGCGGCCGTCTCGCTGATGGCCACCCGCGGCGAGCCGCTGCCCCTCACCATGACGATGATGGGCGGCCCCATCGACGCGCGCAAGTCGCCCACCGCGGTGAACAACCTCGCGATGAACAAGAGCTTCGAGTGGTTCGAGAACAACGTGATCTACCGCGTACCGCAGGGCTTCCCGGGTGAAGGCCGCCGCGTGTATCCGGGCTTCCTGCAGCACACGGGCTTCGTGGCCATGAACCCCGACCGCCACGCCTCGAGCCACTACGACTACTTCAAGGACCTCATCAAGGGCGACGACGCCAGCGCCGAGGCCCATCGCAAGTTCTACGACGAGTACAACGCCGTGCTCGACATGGACGCCGATTACTACCTCGACACCATCCGCACCGTGTTCCAGGAATTCGACCTGGTCAACGGCACCTGGGATGTCAGGAACCCCAAGGGCCAGATCGAGCGCGTGCATCCGCAGGACATCCATTCGGCCGCGCTGCTGACCATCGAAGGCGAACTCGACGACATTTCGGGCTCGGGGCAGACCGAGGCTGCGCACAGCCTGTGCACCGGCATTGACGACGCGCAGCGCGAACACTACGAAGTCAAGGGCGCGGGCCACTACGGCATCTTCAGCGGCCGCCGCTGGCGCGAGCTGGTCTACCCCAAGGTACAGAAGTTCATCGCGGCCCACGACCAGCCCCAGCGCCGCGCCGGTGCACGCGAAAGCCTGCCGGCCGAAGACCGGATCAAGCCGGGGCGGAACACGGCGGCCGTTGCAGCCGCGAAGAGCGCCAGAGCCGGGAAGGCGGTGGCGGCGGCCCCCGCCAAGAAGCCCGCGGCACGCAGGAAGTGA
- a CDS encoding RnfABCDGE type electron transport complex subunit B, which produces MNGLAARIHDALPQTQCTRCGYPDCAGYAQAVADGQAGINQCPPGGAEGVARLARLTGREAQPLDPQFGTEGPRAMAVIDEAWCIGCTLCLDACPTDAIVGINKRMHTVIEAHCTGCELCIPVCPVDCISLEVETPGRSGWQAWSQAQAEAALQRYKLHGEHRRADKHKGKEEAPAIAEPQAADTRKRSIVEAALARARAASQHRPPAAKP; this is translated from the coding sequence GTGAACGGACTGGCCGCACGCATCCACGATGCACTGCCGCAGACGCAGTGCACACGTTGCGGCTACCCCGATTGCGCAGGGTATGCACAAGCCGTGGCTGACGGCCAGGCGGGCATCAACCAGTGCCCGCCCGGCGGCGCCGAAGGTGTTGCCAGGCTGGCGCGGCTCACCGGCCGCGAGGCGCAGCCGCTCGACCCGCAGTTCGGCACCGAAGGGCCGCGCGCCATGGCGGTCATCGACGAGGCGTGGTGCATCGGCTGCACGCTCTGCCTCGATGCCTGTCCGACCGACGCCATCGTGGGCATCAACAAGCGCATGCATACCGTGATCGAAGCGCACTGCACCGGTTGCGAGCTCTGCATTCCGGTCTGCCCTGTCGATTGCATCTCGCTCGAGGTCGAGACGCCGGGCCGCAGCGGCTGGCAGGCCTGGTCGCAGGCACAGGCCGAGGCTGCGCTGCAGCGCTACAAGCTGCATGGCGAGCATCGCCGTGCCGACAAGCACAAGGGCAAGGAAGAAGCGCCCGCCATCGCCGAACCGCAGGCCGCCGACACGCGCAAGCGATCCATCGTCGAAGCCGCGCTGGCGCGTGCCCGCGCCGCCTCGCAACACCGCCCACCCGCCGCCAAGCCATGA
- a CDS encoding LysE family translocator, producing MTLDTLFIYVVASLALAVIPGPTMLLALSNGIDGGMRRASWGIAGASLGSVTLIAVVALGLGSLLAASELLFNAIRVAGVAYLVWLGVKLWRSEATDLGAALAKSAIEVRPHGRVALMRSLLVALSNPKTVLFFAAFLPQFIDIAKPQGAQYLLLGSIFVALDTCVMLAYAAAGTQAVRWLSRRGLKALNRSCAAGMWLLAATLAFWRRPGA from the coding sequence ATGACCCTCGACACCCTGTTCATCTACGTCGTCGCCTCGCTCGCCCTGGCCGTGATTCCCGGCCCGACGATGCTGCTGGCGCTGTCCAATGGCATCGACGGCGGCATGCGGCGCGCGAGCTGGGGCATTGCCGGCGCGTCGCTCGGGAGCGTCACGCTGATCGCGGTGGTCGCGCTCGGACTCGGCTCGCTGCTGGCCGCATCGGAACTGCTCTTCAACGCGATTCGCGTGGCGGGTGTCGCCTACCTGGTCTGGCTCGGCGTCAAGCTGTGGCGCAGTGAGGCGACCGACCTCGGCGCGGCGCTGGCCAAGTCCGCCATCGAGGTTCGCCCGCATGGCCGGGTCGCGCTCATGCGCAGCCTGCTGGTGGCGCTGTCGAACCCCAAGACGGTGCTGTTCTTCGCCGCTTTCCTGCCGCAGTTCATCGACATCGCCAAGCCGCAGGGCGCGCAGTACCTGCTGCTCGGCTCGATCTTCGTGGCGCTCGACACCTGCGTGATGCTGGCTTATGCGGCCGCCGGCACGCAGGCCGTGCGCTGGCTCTCGCGCCGCGGCCTCAAGGCGCTGAACCGCAGCTGCGCGGCGGGCATGTGGCTGCTGGCGGCCACGCTGGCTTTCTGGCGCCGCCCGGGCGCCTGA
- the yedA gene encoding drug/metabolite exporter YedA: MPTLASPAQAAPGSARAALPPLLWLCLAATWVVWGSTYLAIKYALISFAPFLQMGSRFLFAGALLAAWMRWRGAAWPSRVQWRNALVVGALMLGGGMGGTAHAEVSIGSGLVVAFIAVVPLLIALLNLIWGVKPTRMEAMGIALGLVGVLMLTQGSGFQSSPAGLVAISIACVCWSMGSVLSQRSLPLAPGAMGFASEMICGGVVLLVLAAISGEQLVWPPQPEAAAAWLYLVVFGSLIAFNAYMVLLAKAPAALAASYTFVNPVIAMLLGVWIANETVTRFEWYAVAVVLAGVLLLLFKRPQKTQES; encoded by the coding sequence ATGCCCACTCTCGCATCCCCCGCCCAAGCCGCGCCCGGTTCCGCACGCGCTGCACTGCCGCCGCTGCTGTGGCTTTGCCTGGCCGCCACATGGGTGGTCTGGGGCTCGACTTATCTGGCGATCAAGTACGCGCTGATCAGCTTTGCACCGTTCCTCCAGATGGGCTCGCGCTTTCTGTTCGCGGGCGCGCTGCTCGCCGCCTGGATGCGCTGGCGCGGCGCCGCCTGGCCCTCGCGGGTGCAGTGGCGCAATGCCCTCGTGGTCGGCGCGTTGATGCTGGGCGGCGGCATGGGCGGCACGGCCCATGCCGAAGTGTCGATCGGCTCGGGGCTGGTGGTGGCCTTCATCGCGGTGGTGCCGCTGCTGATCGCATTGCTCAACCTGATCTGGGGCGTGAAGCCGACGCGCATGGAAGCCATGGGCATTGCGCTCGGCCTCGTGGGCGTTCTGATGCTGACGCAAGGCAGCGGCTTCCAGTCGTCGCCCGCGGGACTGGTGGCGATTTCGATTGCCTGCGTCTGCTGGTCGATGGGCAGCGTGCTGAGCCAGCGCAGCCTGCCGCTCGCGCCCGGCGCGATGGGCTTTGCAAGCGAAATGATCTGCGGCGGCGTCGTGCTGCTGGTGCTCGCGGCGATCTCCGGCGAGCAGCTGGTGTGGCCGCCGCAGCCCGAGGCCGCTGCGGCCTGGCTGTACCTCGTGGTGTTCGGCTCGCTGATCGCGTTCAACGCCTACATGGTGCTGCTCGCGAAGGCGCCCGCTGCATTGGCCGCGAGCTACACCTTTGTCAATCCGGTGATCGCGATGCTGCTGGGCGTATGGATTGCCAACGAGACCGTCACGCGCTTCGAGTGGTACGCGGTGGCCGTCGTGCTGGCCGGTGTTCTGCTGCTGCTGTTCAAGCGTCCGCAGAAGACGCAAGAGAGCTGA
- a CDS encoding Lrp/AsnC family transcriptional regulator — protein sequence MDFTLNPALDAHDTRILAELQGDARLTMAELGRRVHLSQPAVTERVKKLEAAGVISGYRATVNLGKLGYGIRAIIRVGRADYARVVELVQQTPECVNAYNVTGDDSWILEIAVIDVSHLDAVVTKFCILTETATSIILNPAREHQPMLPPQRSDVRPPIRKVLNA from the coding sequence ATGGACTTCACCTTGAACCCCGCGCTGGATGCCCATGACACCCGCATCCTGGCCGAACTGCAGGGCGATGCGCGGCTCACCATGGCCGAACTCGGCCGCCGCGTGCACCTGAGCCAGCCGGCCGTGACCGAACGCGTGAAGAAGCTGGAGGCCGCGGGCGTGATCAGCGGCTACCGCGCAACCGTGAACCTCGGCAAGCTCGGCTATGGCATTCGCGCGATTATCCGCGTGGGCCGCGCCGACTATGCGCGCGTGGTGGAGCTGGTGCAGCAGACGCCCGAATGCGTCAATGCCTACAACGTGACCGGCGACGACAGCTGGATATTGGAGATCGCCGTCATCGACGTGAGCCACCTCGATGCGGTCGTGACCAAGTTCTGCATCCTCACAGAGACGGCCACCTCGATCATCCTGAACCCGGCGCGCGAGCACCAGCCGATGCTGCCGCCTCAGCGTTCGGACGTCAGGCCGCCGATCAGGAAAGTGCTCAACGCGTAG
- a CDS encoding VOC family protein — MTATARPFKVLGIQQIAIGGPDKLRLQKLWVDMLGLEVTGTFKSERENVDEDICSMGSGPFKVEVDLMQPLDPEKKPAVHATPLNHVGLWIDDLPKAVEWLTAQGVRFAPGGIRKGAAGFDICFLHPKANDQFPIAGEGVLIEMVQAPPEVVAAFSALAATR; from the coding sequence ATGACTGCCACGGCACGCCCCTTCAAGGTGCTGGGCATCCAGCAGATCGCCATCGGCGGGCCCGACAAGCTGCGTCTGCAGAAGCTCTGGGTCGACATGCTGGGGCTCGAAGTCACGGGTACCTTCAAGAGCGAGCGCGAGAACGTCGACGAGGACATCTGTTCGATGGGCAGCGGGCCGTTCAAGGTCGAGGTCGACCTGATGCAGCCGCTCGACCCCGAGAAGAAACCCGCCGTTCACGCGACGCCGCTCAACCATGTGGGCCTGTGGATCGACGACCTGCCCAAGGCCGTCGAGTGGCTCACCGCGCAGGGCGTGCGCTTTGCACCCGGCGGCATCCGCAAGGGCGCGGCGGGCTTCGACATCTGCTTTCTGCATCCGAAGGCGAACGACCAGTTTCCGATCGCGGGCGAGGGCGTGCTGATCGAGATGGTGCAGGCGCCGCCCGAGGTGGTGGCGGCCTTCAGCGCGCTGGCCGCTACGCGTTGA
- the bioB gene encoding biotin synthase BioB, whose product MTTSAPFIEVPISAPVTLHRPAKAAAPQGPWTVEAIQALLDKPLMDLLFEAQTVHRQHFPEGDIELATLLSVKTGGCPENCGYCPQSAEFDTGVKAQKLMEVDEVVRAAQAAKDAGATRFCMGAAWRAPKDRDVEKVAVLVEAVKGLGLQTCATLGMLEPHHAHQLKAAGLDYYNHNLDTAPEYYTDVVDTRTYQDRLDTLAHVRSAGISVCCGGIVGMGEQPVHRAGLIAQLANLNPYPESVPINSLVRVPGTPLADSEPVDPFDFVRMIAVARITMPTARVRLSAGRQQMGDAVQALCFMAGANSIFYGDKLLVTGNPDVEADTVLLRKLGLNARQVQEQPEGCSA is encoded by the coding sequence ATGACGACCTCCGCTCCTTTTATTGAAGTTCCCATCTCGGCGCCTGTCACACTGCACCGGCCGGCCAAGGCCGCGGCACCGCAAGGCCCGTGGACGGTCGAGGCGATTCAGGCGCTGCTCGACAAGCCGCTGATGGACCTGCTGTTCGAGGCGCAGACGGTGCACCGCCAGCACTTCCCCGAAGGCGACATCGAACTCGCGACGCTGCTCTCGGTCAAGACCGGTGGCTGCCCCGAGAACTGCGGCTATTGCCCGCAGTCGGCCGAGTTCGACACCGGCGTGAAGGCGCAGAAGCTGATGGAGGTCGACGAGGTGGTGCGCGCCGCACAGGCCGCCAAGGACGCCGGCGCCACGCGCTTTTGCATGGGTGCCGCATGGCGTGCGCCGAAGGACCGCGACGTCGAGAAGGTGGCGGTGCTGGTCGAGGCCGTGAAGGGGCTGGGCCTGCAGACCTGCGCCACGCTCGGCATGCTGGAGCCGCACCACGCGCACCAGCTCAAGGCCGCGGGCCTGGACTACTACAACCACAACCTCGACACCGCGCCCGAGTACTACACCGACGTGGTCGACACGCGCACCTACCAGGACCGGCTCGACACGTTGGCCCATGTGCGCAGCGCCGGCATCAGCGTGTGCTGCGGCGGCATCGTCGGCATGGGCGAGCAGCCGGTGCACCGCGCGGGGCTGATCGCGCAGCTGGCCAACCTGAATCCTTATCCGGAGTCGGTGCCGATCAACAGCCTGGTGCGCGTGCCGGGCACGCCGCTGGCCGATTCGGAGCCGGTCGATCCCTTCGACTTCGTGCGCATGATCGCGGTCGCGCGCATCACCATGCCGACCGCGCGCGTGCGCCTGTCGGCAGGCCGCCAGCAGATGGGCGACGCGGTGCAGGCCCTGTGCTTCATGGCCGGCGCGAATTCGATCTTCTACGGCGACAAGCTGCTCGTGACCGGCAATCCCGACGTCGAAGCCGACACGGTGCTGCTGCGCAAGCTCGGCCTCAATGCGCGGCAGGTGCAGGAGCAGCCGGAAGGTTGCTCCGCATGA